Proteins from a single region of Leuconostoc gasicomitatum LMG 18811:
- a CDS encoding phosphoribosylanthranilate isomerase produces MTKIKLCGNFRVEDADLLNKVNPDMAGIIFAPGQRRTVNLMTALKIRDRLDGNIPLYGVFVNQNVMDMLTFFSTGLIQGVQLHGDESELEVTLLREKNVPVIQVVKPQQALIKTAANYVLLDNEFGSGKTFDWRIVPPKPLRQTPLMLAGGLTTDNLQDAINQVQPEWVDISSGDEVSGIKNLEKMRALVDIVRQQTDRK; encoded by the coding sequence ATGACTAAAATTAAACTTTGTGGGAACTTTCGTGTTGAAGATGCTGACCTTTTAAATAAAGTGAACCCTGATATGGCAGGCATTATTTTTGCACCAGGACAGCGTAGGACAGTGAATTTGATGACAGCGCTTAAAATACGCGATCGTTTAGATGGTAATATTCCGTTATATGGTGTATTTGTTAATCAAAATGTGATGGATATGTTGACTTTTTTTTCTACTGGCCTCATACAAGGTGTACAACTACACGGTGATGAATCCGAATTAGAAGTAACATTATTACGAGAAAAAAATGTTCCTGTGATTCAAGTGGTTAAACCACAGCAAGCATTAATTAAAACAGCCGCAAACTATGTATTGCTAGATAACGAATTTGGCTCTGGGAAAACATTTGATTGGCGTATTGTACCGCCAAAACCCTTACGTCAAACACCTTTGATGTTAGCGGGTGGTTTAACAACTGACAATTTGCAAGATGCGATAAATCAAGTTCAGCCGGAGTGGGTTGATATTTCTAGTGGTGATGAGGTATCCGGCATTAAAAATCTGGAAAAAATGCGTGCTTTGGTAGATATCGTACGACAACAGACAGATAGAAAATAA
- a CDS encoding aldose 1-epimerase family protein: MIKLENKNLKIMINEEGAELTSVWHKQAELEYIWIGDPKYWGRHASNLFPIVGRLRGDQYKVAGETYFMNQHGFARNTVFDVVEHNDNHALFRIHDTGSTMRVYPFKFQLDIRYDLTDDNDLKIAYIVHNTDTEESLFFSVGGHPAFNLPLDGGKFSDYYVSIEPEKLYDRVRLTGPYSNPNVPTPFNANIPLRLRQEDYHDDAIILKLDRQKTSFLLARLANQHGLRMTLDNAQFLGIWTPAGKEAPFIALEPWWGIADTVDSTGNFKEKFGVNVLAAGDTFNGTYSLKFF, from the coding sequence ATGATTAAACTAGAAAATAAAAACTTAAAAATAATGATTAATGAAGAAGGTGCCGAATTAACTAGCGTGTGGCACAAACAGGCCGAGTTGGAATATATTTGGATTGGAGATCCAAAGTATTGGGGGCGTCACGCATCTAATTTGTTTCCTATTGTGGGCCGTTTACGTGGGGACCAGTACAAAGTTGCAGGTGAAACCTATTTTATGAATCAACATGGTTTCGCGCGCAATACAGTTTTTGATGTCGTTGAGCACAACGATAACCATGCTCTTTTTCGGATTCATGATACAGGTTCGACAATGCGCGTCTATCCATTCAAGTTTCAATTGGATATTCGCTATGATTTAACAGATGACAATGATCTTAAAATTGCATATATTGTTCACAATACTGACACAGAAGAATCACTATTTTTCAGTGTTGGCGGACATCCAGCATTTAATTTACCACTTGATGGTGGTAAATTTTCAGATTACTATGTTTCGATTGAACCGGAAAAACTTTATGATCGTGTCCGCTTAACTGGTCCTTACTCGAATCCAAACGTACCAACCCCTTTTAATGCAAATATTCCGTTACGATTACGTCAAGAAGATTACCATGATGATGCGATTATTTTAAAGTTAGATCGTCAAAAAACATCATTTTTACTTGCACGTCTTGCTAACCAACATGGGCTACGTATGACGTTAGATAATGCACAATTTTTAGGTATTTGGACACCAGCTGGAAAAGAGGCACCCTTTATTGCATTAGAACCATGGTGGGGAATTGCTGATACAGTTGATTCAACCGGCAACTTTAAAGAAAAGTTCGGTGTGAATGTGTTGGCAGCAGGTGACACATTCAACGGGACTTATAGTTTGAAATTTTTCTAG
- a CDS encoding nicotinamide mononucleotide transporter family protein — MLKALNKSWLFDLFGVLIVIFAAYTSGYFFDNLTQSVFFSKNEWAKYVPFGIISVISSSLSIMSTRLTARLNKFGNIVGTVNTLVSGVIDFILGNNGAILTYPVSFLLNAASIKGWRQYEDKHVNRATDFKKWLPFVVGGAIILSLGLNYLAFQNTSPLFWLASAVFSLSLIPNILNIFKIEDQWLFWIFYNFVQLVKATTQGNFANVGKYLYYIVNSGVAYPIWRMARQNDIEDV; from the coding sequence ATGCTAAAAGCGCTTAATAAATCATGGTTATTTGACTTGTTTGGGGTACTTATTGTTATTTTTGCCGCCTATACGTCAGGTTATTTTTTTGATAATCTTACTCAAAGCGTATTCTTTTCAAAAAATGAATGGGCTAAATATGTGCCATTTGGTATAATTTCAGTGATTTCATCTAGTTTATCTATTATGTCTACACGCTTAACTGCTAGGTTGAACAAATTTGGAAACATTGTAGGAACTGTCAATACGCTCGTGTCAGGTGTCATTGATTTTATACTCGGAAACAATGGTGCTATATTGACATATCCAGTGTCTTTTTTACTTAACGCTGCATCGATTAAGGGCTGGCGCCAATATGAAGACAAACATGTTAATCGTGCGACTGATTTCAAGAAATGGCTGCCATTCGTAGTTGGCGGCGCAATCATATTAAGTTTAGGTTTAAATTATTTAGCTTTTCAAAATACAAGTCCGTTATTTTGGTTAGCAAGTGCAGTTTTTAGTCTTTCTTTAATTCCAAATATATTAAATATTTTCAAAATTGAAGATCAATGGTTATTTTGGATTTTTTATAACTTTGTCCAATTAGTGAAAGCTACTACGCAAGGCAATTTTGCTAATGTTGGAAAATATTTATATTATATTGTTAACAGCGGCGTCGCTTATCCAATATGGCGAATGGCTAGACAGAATGATATTGAAGACGTTTAA